The following nucleotide sequence is from Pseudoclavibacter endophyticus.
GCGTCGAAGACACAGGCGGCGCGGCCTGCGCACCGGCGTCGCAAACGGACGAGAGGAGCGCACGTCATGAGTACATTCGAAATGTTGAACACGCATCCGGCCGAGATCGACCTCGACCGAGATCTGCTCGCCCGCACCATCGACTCGCTGGTCGCCTGTGCCCAGGCGTGCACGGTCTGCGCCGACGCCTGCCTGAGCGAGGAGTCGGTGGCCGAACTGCGCCGGTGCATCCGCACGGACCTCGACTGCGCCGACATCTGCGCGGCAACCGCGCGCGTGCTGTCCCGGCAAACGGGCGACGCCGCTGTCCTGCGCGCCCAGCTGCAGGCGTGCGTGCAGGCCTGCAGCTCCTGCGGTGACGAATGCGAAGCGCACGCCGGCCACCACGAGCACTGCCGCATCTGCGCCGAGGCCTGTCGCGCCTGCGAGCAAGCGTGCACTGAGCTGCTCGCGGCAATCGGGTAGCCAGAGGACCCGGTACCCGCCACCAACGAGACCATGGCCGCGCAGGAACCGCATCCGCCGGTAGACTCTCGCGGGTGTCAAAGGTATTGAGTGCTCTTCCCGTCGGCGAGCGAGTCGGCATCGCGTTCTCCGGAGGTCTCGACACCTCCACAGCAGTGGCCTGGATGCGCGAGAACGGCGCGATTCCCTGCACCTACACCGCTGACATCGGTCAGTACGACGAGCCCGACATCGAGTCGGTGCCCGGCCGCGCCGGCGAGTACGGCGCCGAGCTCGCGCGACTCATCGACGCGAAGGCGGCGCTCGTCGAAGAGGGGCTCGTCGCGCTGCAGTGCGGCGCGTTCCACATCCGCTCCGGCGGCAAGACCTACTTCAACACGACGCCGCTCGGCCGGGCCGTCACGGGCACGATGCTCGTCCGGGCCATGAAGGACGACGGCGTCGACATCTGGGGCGACGGGTCGACCTACAAGGGCAACGACATCGAGCGGTTCTATCGCTACGGCCTCATGGCCAACCCCGACCTGCGCATCTACAAGCCCTGGCTCGACGCGAAGTTCGTGAGCGAGCTTGGCGGCCGACAGGAGATGAGCGAGTGGCTGGTGGCCCGCGGCTTCCCCTACCGCGACTCGGCCGAGAAGGCGTATTCGACCGACGCCAACATCTGGGGAGCGACGCACGAGGCGAAGAAGCTAGAAGACCTCGACGCCTCGGTCGAGCTCGTCACACCCATCATGGGGATCGCCGCATGGCGCGACGACGTCGAGGTGAAAACCGAAGACGTCGCGGTGCGCTTCGAGGGCGGGCGGCCCGTCGCGATCAACGGCGTCGAGTACGCGGATGCCGTCGCGCTCGTCTACGAAGCCAACGAGATCGGCGGCCGCCACGGGCTCGGCGTCTCCGACCAGCTCGAGAACCGCATCATCGAGGCGAAGTCACGGGGCATCTACGAGGCGCCGGGCATGGCGCTGCTGCACATCGCCTACGAGCGATTGCTCAACGCGATCCACAACGAGGACACGGTCGCCAACTACCACAACGAGGGTCGCCGTCTCGGCCGCCTCATGTACGAGGGGCGCTGGCTCGACCCGCAGTCGCTCATGCTGCGCGAGTCGCTGCAGCGGTGGGTCGGCTCGGCCGTCACCGGAGAGGTCACGTTGCGGCTGCGTCGCGGTGACGACTACACGATCCTCGACACGACCGGCCCCGCGCTCAGCTATGCGGCCGAGAAGCTCTCGATGGAGCGGGTCGGCAACGCCGCCTTCGGCCCGGACGACCGCATCGGCCAGCTCACGATGCGCAATCTCGACATCGCCGACTCGCGTCAGCGGCTCGAGCAGTACGCCGCGCAGGGCATCATCGGCGGGCCCACCGCCGAGCTCGTTGGTCGCCTCGAGCCGGGGCACGCGGCCCACATCCTCGGCGCCGTCGAAACCTCGAGCGCTGCCGACGAGGCCCTCGACCGGGCGACCGACGCGGTGTCCGAGGCCGCGGCGTTCGACTCGGGGACCGACTAGGGGAGCACCGGCGGGTCCGCTCGCGGACGACCGGGGCCGAAGATGCGCGAGCCCATGGCCTGGATGGAACGCCACCAGGCGGGGCTGTATCTCGCGGCGCTCGCCGCCGGCGCCGGCGTCGGGCTCACGGCGCCACAGGTGGCGCGGCCCGCCGAGGTCGCCGTCACCCCGGTGCTCGGGCTGCTGCTGTACGCCACGTTCGTCGGGGTGCCGTTCGCGAGGCTCGGCGGGGCGCTGCGCGATTGGCGCTTTCTCGCGACCACGCTGCTCGTCAACTTCGTGGCCGCGCCCGTCATCGTGTTCGCGCTCTCGCGGTTCGTCGCGCACGACCGGGCGCTGCTGATCGGCGTGCTGTTCGTGCTGCTGACCCCGTGCATCGACTACGTCATCGTCTTCTCAGGGCTCGCGGGCGGTGCGAGTGACCGGTTGCTGGCCGCCGCGCCCGTGCTGCTGCTCGGGCAGATGGCGCTGTTGCCGCTCTATCTGTGGATGTTCGCCGGGGCGGACGTCGTCGCCGGCATCGATCCCGCGCCGTTCCTCGAGGCGCTCGTGCTGCTCATCGTGCTGCCCCTGGCGGCGGCCGTCGCGACACAGCTGGTCGCGGCCCGCAGCCGACCGGGCGCACTCGTGCGAAGCGGCGCGACCGCGGCGATGGTGCCGCTCATGATGCTGACGCTCGCGGTGGTGGTCGCCTCGCAGGTCCGCGGCGTCGGCGAACGGTTCGGAGCGCTGCTCGTCGTCGTGCCGATCTTCGTCGCATTCGCGGCGATCATGGTCGTCATCGGCGCGGGAGCATCCCGATTGGCGACGCTCGACACCGCGGGTCGTCGTGCGACCGTCTTCAGCGGGGCCACGCGCAACTCGCTCGTGATCTTGCCGCTCGCGCTCGCGCTGCCGCACGAGTACGACCTGGCGCCCCTCGTCGTCGTGACGCAGACGCTCGTCGAACTCGTCATCATAGTCGCGCTCGTGCGGCTCGTGCCGCGCGTCATCCGATGACGCACGGCGCACGGCCCGCCGGGAGGCGGCGCGAGCTCCGGCGACGGCGTGGCGGCCGCGGTTCTCGCAGGTGCCGGCCTGCAGAATGGGCCGAATGAGGGGAAAAGGACGGACAGGGCTCGCACTCGGTCTCGCGACGGCGATAGGCGGAGTCGGAATCTTCGCGGCGGTCGGGCTCTTCTCATTCGTGAACGCGCTGCCCGACGCCGATGCGGCCGACTGGTCGGAGCCTCAGTCGCGGCCGAGTGTCGAGTTCGCGACACCGGCCCACGCGCCGCGCCCGGCTGAGCCGGCCGAGCATCCATACCTCGCCGACCCCGGCTGGCTCGCGCAAACCGCCGCCGTGACCGGCATTCCCGAGCGCGCGCTGGCGGCGTACGCGGCCGCCGACCTTCGCGTCGCCGACGAGCTCGGCTGCGCCGTCGGTTGGAACACGCTCGCCGGAATCGGCTGGGTCGAGAGCTATCACGGCACGATCCATGGCAGCGCGATCGACGCCGACGGCGTGGCCCGCCCGAGCATCGTCGGCATCCCGCTCGACGGCACGAACGGCACCATGGCGATCCCCGACACCGACGGCGGCGAGCTCGACGGCGACACCGAATGGGATCGGGCGGTCGGACCCATGCAGTTCATCCCGGAGACCTGGTACCTGTGGGGCGCGGATGCGACGGGCGACGGGCACGCGAGCCCCCACAGCATCGATGACGCGGCGCTGACCGCCGCCCACTACCTCTGCCGGCTCGACGGCACGCTCGAGACCGAGAACGCCTGGATCGCGGCGATCCGCTCGTACAACAACACGCTCGAGTATCAGCAGCGCGTCGCATCGGCCGCCGAGCGCTATGCAGAGGACGCGACGGCGGTCGGATCCTGATCCCGCGCCGCCCCACCTCCGACACGCCCGCCGCGAACCCCGGCGTGGTCGATGGTCAGGTGCCGCTCATGCCCTTCAGAGCAACTTCAAGACTGGGGCATACCTCAATACCCGAGGATGAGGTCGTCGCGCACGGTGCCCGCGGCGGAGCATCCCACGACGTACGGCACCTCGGTGCACGGCACACACTCGCGAAAGGCTCGACATGACCCGCTTCGACGACGCCTACCCCTTCGACCTCGACAACCAGATCGAACGCACGACCGTTCGCTTCCCCGATCGACTCGGCCGCGACGTGACCGCCGAGCTCTACCGGCCCAAGGCGATCGACGAGTCGGTGCCGCACAGGGGCCTCGTGGTCGGCGCGCCCGACGCGATTCCCGGGGCGCCGGCGCCCCGACGCGATGCGCACCGGCTCGCGCGGCGCGGCGTCGTGGCCCTCCTGATCGTGCCGGATGCGTCGCTCGATGCGACCGCGCTCAACGCCGGCGCCAGGTATCTCAGGACGCTGCCGTACGTCGACGGCGGCCGTGTCGGCACCGTCGGCATGCTGACCCCCGTCGCGATGGCCTGAGTCGCGACCGTTCGACCTCCCACATCCGCGTCCGCGCCTCACTCCATGACGATGACCGCCCGCCCCGTGATCTCGCCGTTCGCGAGCGCTCGGTAAGCGGCGTCGGCGTCGTCGAGCGGGTAGTGGCGCGTCACGACGCCCGTCGCGTCGAAGGCGCCGGAAGCGGCGAGGTCGACGACCGCCGGTAAGTCGCGGCGGGTGCGCGCGCCGAACGAGCCGGTGATGGTGTAGCCGCGTCGCACGATCGGCGTGATCTCGAGCTCGGCCGTCGCCCGGCCGGCGGCGATCCCGATGGCGACCATCCGGCCGCCGTCGGCGAGCATGTCGACAGCCTGACGGAAGGTCGCCGGCCAGCCCAACGCCTCGAACGCCACGTCGACCCCGCGCCCGTCCGTGATCTCTCGAACGCGAGCCGGAGCATCCGTCGTCATGGAGTTGATCGTGTGTGTCGCGCCGAGGCGCATCGCCGCCTGCAGCTTGTCATCGGCAACGTCGATCGCGATGATCGGGTCTGCGCCCGCCGCCCTGGCGACCTGCAGCACGCCACTGCCGACGCCGCCGACCGCGACGACGGCGACGGCATCGCCCGGCTCGACGTGCCCGGCACGGTGGACGGCGCCGTACGAGGTGAAGGCGGCGCAGCCGAGGATCGCCGAGGCGATCGGGTCGAGCGCGGGCGGGAGCTTCGTGAGGGCAGCGAGCGGCACGACCGCGTACTCGGCCAGCCCGCCCATGGAGTACATGGCGAGAAACGAGCCGTCAGGCATCGATAACCGGCTCTCGCCGTCGTAGAGCGTGCCGCGCAGGCGGTTCTGGCCGAAGAAGTTCGCGCAGAGGTCGTCGCGGCCGCGGCGGCAGGCGTCGCACTCGGTGCAGGGCATGATGAAGGCGCCGACGACGTCGTCGCCGATCGCGAGGGTGGTGTCGGCATGCTCCGCGTCGCCGAACGCGACGATCGTGCCGCTGATCTCGTGGCCGAGGACGGCGGGCCGCGGAAACGCGACCTCGCGCTTGATGACGTGCAGGTCGGTGTGGCACACGCCGCACGCCCGCACCTTGACGAGGGCCTCACCGGTCCGCGGCGCGGGCATGGGCACCTGCACCACCTCGAGCGAGGACTCGTCGCCGAGCAACACCGCGGCCCGCATCGTCTCCGTCATGGCACGCTCCTCGTCGATCGCACTCCGCATCCCGCTCAACTGTCTCCGACGACGCACGCCGCGGCAAGGCCGAATCCGGAGGACGAAAAGCCGCGTGGGGCGCGCGGACGCCGTGCGAGATCTGGCCGATCGGCCGAAGTGGAGCATCCGGCGCGCGCGTCAAGATCGATTCCATGCGGAAATCGAAGAATGCCCGTCCACCTCAGATCGGCCGTCGCCCCGCGGCGACCGGGTCCGGGCCGCGCGGTCAGTGGACAATACTGGCCGGGCTGCTCGTGTTGTCCATCATCCCCTCGGTGGCAGGCGGGATGCGCGTCGGCGAAATCACCTCGGACACTCCTGTGACCCCCGAGAACGCCAGGTTCATAACGCTGCCGCTGCCCGTGCTGCTGCACATCGTCGCCGCCGTCGTCTTCTCGTTCCTTGGCGCGTTCCAATTCGTCCCGGCGCTGCGGCACAGGGCGCCCCGCTGGCATCGGTTCGCCGGTCGCTTCCTGGTCGTGCCGTCAGGCGTGATCGTCGGGGTAACCGGCATCTGGATGACGGCCGTGTACGACTTCCCGCCCTTCGACGGCCCGTGGCTCGCGGTGACGCGTCATATCGTCGGTGCGCTCATGCTGGCATTCCTTGCGCTCAGCGTCGTCGCCGTTTCCCGACGAAACGTGTTCACGCACGGCAACTGGATGATCCGCGCCTACGCTCTCGGAATGGGCGCGGGCACCCAGGTGCTCACCTCGGGCCCGCCCGCCATCCTGTTCGGTGCCCCTGACGAGTTCTGGCGCACCGTGCAGATGGCCGCGGGCTGGGCCATCAACGCGGTCGCGGCTGAGCTCATCATCGCCTGGCGCAAGCGGCGCCGGGCCGATCGGCAGCGTTTCAACGTCGAGATCGGTGGTGCGGCGCACTCCCTCGAGCCGTCGGATGCGCGGACGCCGGCGCGGCCGAGCGACCCCGAACCGGTGGCGCCTTCGGGCCGTGGCGCGCCCGAACGGAGTGCCGCGACCCGAACGCGATAGGGCATGGTGAGCGGTATGCCGAGCGTGCGCGCAACCCTGTCGTCTTTGTGGCAGCGTCCTGCCGCCGCGGGTGCGACGGGCCCGCGGGTGCGCGACGGCGTCCTCACTGGAGTGCTGGCGGTGCTCGCGGTCGTCGAGGGTGCGCTGCGCACGGATCTCGCGTGGCCCGTGGCGACGACGGCAGTCGCGCTCGCCTCGCTCGCCGGCTTGCCGTGGCGCCGGTCGCGCCCGCTCGTGGTCGTCGCGTGGCTGACCTCGGTGTCGGCCGGTTTCGGCATCGCGCGGTGGGCAGCGGGCGGCGAGCAGAACGCACTCGCTGTGATGCTCGTGCTCGTCGCCGTGCCGTACGCGCTGTTCCGATGGGGAGCGGGGAGGTCGCAGGTCGTCGGGGCCTGCGTCCTTACGGCGGGACTCGCGTTCTCCCTGGCTCTGGGCACCGAGGGACTCGACGGAGCGATTGCCGGGGTCGCGGCGATCGGGGGCGCCTGCCTCATCGGCGCGATGCGCCGCCAGCGCGTTGAGGCGCGGGCGCGGGAGCTGGAGCACGCGAGGATGCGGGAGCGCGAGGCGCTCGCCCGCGACCTGCACGACACGGTTGCGCATCGCGTTTCGGCGATCGCGATCAGGGCACAGGTGGCGAGGGCGGTCGGGCTGGGAAGCCGGACGGCGTCGGACGGGGGAGCGCATGCACCGGCCGCGACAGCGGTCCTGACGGAATCGCTCGAGGTGATCGAGCGCGAGGCTCAGGCCGTGCTCGAGGAGACGCGCGCGCTCGTGCGGGTGCTGCGCAGCACCGACGGCGCTGACGCGTCCATCGCTCGCAGCGCGCTCGCCGCAGCGGACCTCTACGGGCCGACACCCGGACTCGCCGAGCTCGAGGCGCTCGCGACCGATGGCCCGCCGCTCGTGCTGGTGCGGGTCGATGCGCCCGGTGAGGTGCCGGCGCTCGTCGCGACGACGCTCTTCCGCGTCGCCCAGGAGGGGGTCACGAACGCCAGACGCCACGCGCGGGGCGCGACCCGTGTCGAGGTCGACGTCCGGGCGCGCGGCGACGACGTCTGCATCACCGTGGGCGATGACGGCGCCGTCTCCCGCCCGGGGTCAGGGCGGGGCTACGGGCTGCGCGGCATGCGCGAGCGGGTTGCGCTGCTCGGTGGCACTTTCTCGGCCGGCTTCGCGCACCCGGGATCGCTGGGCGGGGACGGGCCCGCGCCTGTTGGGGGTGACGGCCCAGCTCCGGGAGGCTGGGTCGTATCGGCGTCGATTCCGCGTCGCTCGTCCGAGGCCACGGTATGAGGGCCGCAGCGGGCGACGGGGCGAGCGGCACGATCCGCGTGCTCGTCGCTGACGACCACGAATCCGTGCGCACGGGCCTGCGTCTACTGCTCGAGTCGACGCCGGGCATCCAGGTGGTTGGCGAGGCCGCCGACGGTGAGCAGGCGGTCGCGAAAGCGCGTGCGACGCGCCCCGACGTGGTGCTCATGGACATCCGGATGCCCCGCCTCGACGGCATCGAGGCCACGCGCATGCTTGCGGGCCCGGACGTCGACGAGCCGATCGCGGTCGTTGTCATCACCACCTTCGACCTCGACGAATATGTCTACGGTGCGCTTCGCGCCGGGGCCAGGGGGTTCCTGCTGAAGGATGCCGGCCCTGTGCTGCTCGCCGAGGCAGTGCGGGCCGCTGCGGACGGCGAGGCACTCATCTCCCCGAGGATTACCGTGCGCCTGCTCACCGAGTTCGCCTCCCCGCACGGGCGCTCGGCGGGCGGCCCCGCCGGCACGCGGCACGGCCCCTCTCGCCCCCGCCCCGTCGACCCAGTCGAGCCGTTGACCGATCGTGAGGAGGACGTGCTCCGCCTGCTCGCCGAGGGGCTCACGAACACGGAGATCGGCGCGAGGCTGCACGTGTCGCTCGGCACCGTCAAGACGCACATCGGCGGTCTGCTCGCGAAGCTCGGCCTGCGTAACCGCGTCGAGGCCGCGATGTGGGCGCACGAGACGGGGCGCGTCGGCGGCTGAGCCGCCCCGCCTCAGCGCCCGCGCGCCGCCTGCGCCGCCATGAGCGTCACGAGCTCGTAGACGGTGTGGCTCGCGGCGATGCCCGTGGTCTGCGCGTGGTCGTAGGCAGGGGCGACCTCGACGACGTCGGCGCCGACGACTCGGCGGTCAGTGAGACTGCGTAGCATGCGCAGCAGCTCGCGGCTCGTGAGCCCGCCCGCCTCCGGCGTACCCGTGCCGGGCGCGTGGGCCGGGTCGAGCACGTCGATGTCAACCGACACATAGACGGGCGCGCCGCCGATCCGCGTGCGGATTCGCTCGATTGCGGCCGCGACGCCGTGCTCCTCGATGAACTCGCTCGTGACGATCGAGAACCCGAGCCGCTCGTCGTCCTCCAGGTCTCCCTTCGAGTACAGCGGACCGCGCGTGCCGACGTGGCAGCTCGCCGTCAAGTCGATGAGACCCTCCTCGCTGGCGCGGCGGAAGGGCGTGCCGTGCGTGATCGGCGCGCCGAAGTACGTGTCCCACGTGTCGAGGTGCGCGTCGAAGTGCAGCACCGCGACGGGGCCGTGCTGTTTCGCAACGGCCCGCAGCAGCGGCAGCGCGATCGTGTGGTCGCCGCCGATCGTGATGATGCCCGAGACTCGCTCCGCGAGCCGCAGCACCGCCTGTTCGAGGTCGGTGACCGCCTGGTCGATGTCGAACGGGTTCACGGCGATGTCGCCCGCGTCGACCACCTGGGCGGCCGCGAACGGCGAGACGTCCTGCGCGGGGTTGTAGGGGCGCAGCAGGCGCGACGACTCGCGCACGTGCGACGGGCCGAACCTCGCGCCCGGCCGGTAGCTCACGCCCGTGTCGAACGGCACGCCGACGACGGCGAGGTCGGCCCGCTCGACGTCCTCGAGGCGCGGCAGTCTCGCGAAGGTGGCGATGCCGGCGTAGCGGGGCACCACCGACGAGTCGACGGGGCCGATCGGCTCGGGGAACCCGTTTCGATCGGCGGCCGCCGGAGCGGCGGTGGGGTCGGTCGCTTCGGTCACGGCATGCTCCTCTCATCGGCGCCCGCCCACGCGGGTACCACCTGGTCATGCGGAATGTGCACGAGCTGCACACCGCCCGCGGCCACGGCGGCAGCGATCTGCGGGCCGATGTCGTCCCAGTCCTCGGCCCGGCGCCCCGTGGCGCCGAAGGCGTCAGCGAGCGCGACCCAGTCTGGCTGCGCGAGCTCGACGCCGATCGGCGGGATGCCGCGATCGGACTGGTTCTCGCCGATCTCGCCGTAGCCGCCGTTGTCGACGCACACGACCGTGAGATCGAGGCCCTGCTCGATTGCCGTTGCGAGCTCGTTCACGCAGAACATGAGCGCGCCGTCGCCGATCACGGTGATGACCGGCCGCCGCTCCCCGCGCTCGTCGAGGGCGACCCGGGCGCCGATCGCTGCTGGCAGGCCGTAGCCGAGCGTCGCGTACGTCGGCGTGTAGAGCAGCGAGTGCGGCCGCGATTGCCGCAGCACGTTCGCGAGGCCGAGGTAGACGATCTGCGACGAGTCGCCCGCCACGACCGCGTCGGCGGGCATCGTGCGTGCGATCTCCTCCGCGAGGGCGACGGTCGAAGGGTGGATGCCCCTGGTCTCGCCGGCGATGGCGGCGCGGAGGTCGACCAGGTCGGGCAGTGCGCGCGCGCCCTCGGTCGCGGTGCCGTCCGCCGCCACGGGGAGCGGGACCAGTGAGCCGAGCAGCGCCTCGAGGACGTCCCGGCTGTCGCCCGCGATGCCGATCTCGGCATCCAGGTTCTTATGAAGCTGCGACGCCTCGAGGTCGACACGGATCACGCGACCACGCGCGTCGAGTCGTGGCACCCACAGCTCGGCCTCGCCGAGCTTCGAGCCGACGACGAGCAGCACGTCGGCGGTCTCCGCGACCTCGCGGGCGGCGGCGAGCCGCAGGTTCGCGCCGAGCGCGAGGGGATGGTGCTCGTCGAGAGTGCCCTTGCCGTTGATGGTCGTGAGCACGGGCGCGCCGAGCCGCTCCGCAAGCGCGCGCAGCTCGGCGGCGGTCCCCGTGGCGCCGCCGCCGGCGACGATGACGGGGGAGTCGGCCTCTGCGAGGAGCGCGGCGGCGGCGGCAACGGCATCCGCGTCGATCGCGGGGCGCTCCGGCGCCGGCCGCGCGGCCCTGGCGGAGGCTGGTACCTCCTCACTCGCCGGCGCCTCGAGCACGTCGAGGGGGATCTCGAGGTGCACGGGCCGTGGGCGACGCGTCGCGAATAGGGCGAACGCGTCGTGCACCGCCTCGACGGCCTCGGCGGCCGTGTGCGCGCGCCGCGACCACTCGGCGACGGCGCCGGCCATCGCCGTCGCGTCCTTCGTCTCGTGCAGGGTGCCGCGGTCGGCGAACTCGTCGCCGATCGCGGCACCGGGCGAGATGACGAGCAGGGGTCGCGATTCGCAGAACGCGGTGCCGACCGCGCTCATCGCGTTCTGCAGCCCGGGCCCGGACGTCGTGATGACCACGCCAGGCAGTCCGCGCTGCTGGGCCCAGCCGTCGGCGCCGTACCCGGAGCCCTGCTCGTGCCGGTTGGTGACCGCGCGGATGCCGAGCTCGGCGAGCGGTCGGTACAGCTCGAGGTTGTGCGTGCCCGGAATGCCGAACACGGTCGTCACCCCGTACGCCCGGATCGTCTCGAGCACAGCCCGGCCCGTCGTGTCGCGGTAGCGCTCGGCGACCGCGGCGTGCGGCTGCTCGGCCGTCACGCGTCGCCCCTCCGCTGAACGCCGCCGACCCAGGTCTGCCGCACCTCGATCGCGCTGATGCGGTCGGGCGCCACCTCGAGCGGGTCGTCGCCGAGCACGGCGAAATCGGCGTACTTTCCTGGCTCGAGCGACCCGAGATCGTCTTCGCGGCCGAGCGAAACGGCGCCCTCGTACGTGTGCGCTCGAAGCGCCGCGCGCGCCGAGATGCGGAGCGCATCCGGCCCCAGGCGGTGACCCGCGCGCGTCACGCGCGTGACGGCCGTCTGGATCGCCTCGAGCGGGTTCGGGTCGGCGACGGGCGCGTCCGACGAGATCGTCGTCGGCACGCCGGCGGCCTCGAACTCGCCGAGCGGGTTGAAGCGTTCACCCGGCGTGCCGATGGCCTGCTCGACGCCCTCGCCCCAGTTGTAGTAGTGCTGGGGCTGGTTGACCGGCCGGATGCCGGCCCTCGCGAAGCGCTCGATCTGCTCGGGCGTCGGCAGCCCGCAGTGCTCGATGCGGTGGCGCGCGTCGGGCTCCGGACGCTCGGCCAGTGCCGCCTCGATCGCCTGGGTCACCATCTCAATGGCGGTCGGCGACTGCGCGTGCGTCGCGGTCTGCAGCCCGGCGGCGTGCGCCCGGCGAATGAGCTCGGCGTAGTCGGCGGGCTCGTGGTAGAGCTGGCCTGTCCGGCACGGGTCGCCGACGTAGCCGTCCGGGAAGTACGCGGTCCACCCGCCGAGCGTGCCGTCGGCGTAGAACTTGATGCCGGCGAAGCTCAGGTACGCATTGCCGAACTGGCCGACGAGCCCCATCTCCAGGGCCTCGTCGAGCAGGTGCGACAGCAGGTACATCGACACGCGCACGTCGAGGCGATCGGTCTCGGCGAGGCGGAGGTACATGTCGAACTCACGGCGCGTGACCTGCAGGTCGCCGATCGTCGTGACGCCCGCCGCGAGGAACCGTTCGGTCGCGGCGTCGAGCTGCCGCAGGTGCTCGTCCGGCTCATCGGCCAGGTGGAAGTTCGGACCGTGGTGGCCGATCTTCACGCCGTGCATGCCCGTGAGGATGTTGCAGGCCGCATCGGACAGCTCGCCCGTGAGCTCGCCGTCCCCGTCGCGGAAGAACACGCCACCTTCCGGGTCCGGGGTCTCCCGGCCGACACCGTTCGCCTCCAGGGTGTACGAGTTCACGACGCCCCCGTGGCCGGAGGCGTTCATGAGGTACACCTCCCGGTCGGTTGCGACCTCGTCGAGCTCGAATCGGGTCGGGTGGCGCTGCTCGGCGAGGTTGCGGTGCTCGTAGCCGTAGCCGCGAACGGGCCGGCCCTCGGGGACGCGACCGGCGGCATCCCGCAACCGCGAAACGATCTCGGGGATGCTCGCGGCCTTGCTCGGGCCGCAGTCGACCCACGTCATCATCTGCCCGAACATGAGGGGATGCGCGTGGGCGTCGACGAAGCCGGGGACCACGACGGCGTCGCCGAGGTCGGCGCGCTCCGGCGCCAGCCCCGACGCGGCTGCCGCGGCCTCGCACGCGTCGAGGTCGCCGACCGCGACGATGAGGCCCCGGTCGATGAGCATGGCCGTCGCCGTCGAGTCGGTGCGGTCGAGGGTGTGGATGCGCCTGGCCGTCACGAGGCGCGCCTCGGTCTGCCGTGGGCGGTCGAAGGGCGCGAGCTTCCTCATGCGGGCCGTCCCCGCGTCGCGTCGGGCGATGCAGCCTGGTGTTCGGGCTCGACGTCGTCCTCCAGCTGCGGCGCGAAGTAGGTGCAGATCGCTCCGACCACGGCCATGCCGGCAATCATGAAGATGACCGACCAGATCGTCCCGGTCCAGCCGAGCAGCTGCGTCGCGAACCATGGCGAGAACCCGGCCCAGATGGCGGCGCCGATGCCATAGGCGAGCGCGATCGACGTGTAGCGCGCCTGCGGCGGGAACATCTGGGCGAGGAGCGCCGCGATCGGCGCGTAGGTGGCGCTCATGGCGATGCGCACGAGCGAGGCGAGCAGGAACACGAGTGCTTCGATCCCGGTTGGCATGATGAGCATGAAGACCGCGAACACCACCGCCGATGAGGCGAGACCGAGGTACATGATCGTCTTCCTGCCCCACTTGTCCCCGAGCCAGGCGATCGGGAGGGTCACGAGGAACTCGACGAACGAAGCGATCGTCATGGCGTCGAGGATCAGCTGTTCGCTCAGGAGCACCGGTTCGCCGGTCGCGTAGGCCGTCGCGAAGGTCGTCGCGAGGTAGTAGCCGCCCGTCGAGATGGGGATGAGTCCGATGCCGAGCAGGATCGGCAGCCAGTTCGAGCGCACTGCCACGAAGAGGGGCGTCGACTGTGGTGCGCCCTTCGCCTTCTCGGCGCCCACCTGCTGTTCGAAGACGGGCGACTCCTCGACGCGGTAGCGCACCCAGAAGCCGACGGCGACGAGCAGGATGGAGACGATGAAGGGGATGCGCCAGCCGCCGTCGATGATGAACGTGTCGCCGGCGCGGGACATGATTGCGAAGATCCCCGAGGCGAGCAGCGCGCCGGCCGGGTTGCCGAGCTGCGTGAAGCCGCCG
It contains:
- a CDS encoding DUF2306 domain-containing protein, which encodes MRKSKNARPPQIGRRPAATGSGPRGQWTILAGLLVLSIIPSVAGGMRVGEITSDTPVTPENARFITLPLPVLLHIVAAVVFSFLGAFQFVPALRHRAPRWHRFAGRFLVVPSGVIVGVTGIWMTAVYDFPPFDGPWLAVTRHIVGALMLAFLALSVVAVSRRNVFTHGNWMIRAYALGMGAGTQVLTSGPPAILFGAPDEFWRTVQMAAGWAINAVAAELIIAWRKRRRADRQRFNVEIGGAAHSLEPSDARTPARPSDPEPVAPSGRGAPERSAATRTR
- a CDS encoding sensor histidine kinase, coding for MWQRPAAAGATGPRVRDGVLTGVLAVLAVVEGALRTDLAWPVATTAVALASLAGLPWRRSRPLVVVAWLTSVSAGFGIARWAAGGEQNALAVMLVLVAVPYALFRWGAGRSQVVGACVLTAGLAFSLALGTEGLDGAIAGVAAIGGACLIGAMRRQRVEARARELEHARMREREALARDLHDTVAHRVSAIAIRAQVARAVGLGSRTASDGGAHAPAATAVLTESLEVIEREAQAVLEETRALVRVLRSTDGADASIARSALAAADLYGPTPGLAELEALATDGPPLVLVRVDAPGEVPALVATTLFRVAQEGVTNARRHARGATRVEVDVRARGDDVCITVGDDGAVSRPGSGRGYGLRGMRERVALLGGTFSAGFAHPGSLGGDGPAPVGGDGPAPGGWVVSASIPRRSSEATV
- a CDS encoding response regulator, which codes for MRAAAGDGASGTIRVLVADDHESVRTGLRLLLESTPGIQVVGEAADGEQAVAKARATRPDVVLMDIRMPRLDGIEATRMLAGPDVDEPIAVVVITTFDLDEYVYGALRAGARGFLLKDAGPVLLAEAVRAAADGEALISPRITVRLLTEFASPHGRSAGGPAGTRHGPSRPRPVDPVEPLTDREEDVLRLLAEGLTNTEIGARLHVSLGTVKTHIGGLLAKLGLRNRVEAAMWAHETGRVGG
- the speB gene encoding agmatinase, with product MGPVDSSVVPRYAGIATFARLPRLEDVERADLAVVGVPFDTGVSYRPGARFGPSHVRESSRLLRPYNPAQDVSPFAAAQVVDAGDIAVNPFDIDQAVTDLEQAVLRLAERVSGIITIGGDHTIALPLLRAVAKQHGPVAVLHFDAHLDTWDTYFGAPITHGTPFRRASEEGLIDLTASCHVGTRGPLYSKGDLEDDERLGFSIVTSEFIEEHGVAAAIERIRTRIGGAPVYVSVDIDVLDPAHAPGTGTPEAGGLTSRELLRMLRSLTDRRVVGADVVEVAPAYDHAQTTGIAASHTVYELVTLMAAQAARGR
- a CDS encoding thiamine pyrophosphate-dependent enzyme encodes the protein MTAEQPHAAVAERYRDTTGRAVLETIRAYGVTTVFGIPGTHNLELYRPLAELGIRAVTNRHEQGSGYGADGWAQQRGLPGVVITTSGPGLQNAMSAVGTAFCESRPLLVISPGAAIGDEFADRGTLHETKDATAMAGAVAEWSRRAHTAAEAVEAVHDAFALFATRRPRPVHLEIPLDVLEAPASEEVPASARAARPAPERPAIDADAVAAAAALLAEADSPVIVAGGGATGTAAELRALAERLGAPVLTTINGKGTLDEHHPLALGANLRLAAAREVAETADVLLVVGSKLGEAELWVPRLDARGRVIRVDLEASQLHKNLDAEIGIAGDSRDVLEALLGSLVPLPVAADGTATEGARALPDLVDLRAAIAGETRGIHPSTVALAEEIARTMPADAVVAGDSSQIVYLGLANVLRQSRPHSLLYTPTYATLGYGLPAAIGARVALDERGERRPVITVIGDGALMFCVNELATAIEQGLDLTVVCVDNGGYGEIGENQSDRGIPPIGVELAQPDWVALADAFGATGRRAEDWDDIGPQIAAAVAAGGVQLVHIPHDQVVPAWAGADERSMP